Proteins encoded together in one Vitis vinifera cultivar Pinot Noir 40024 chromosome 4, ASM3070453v1 window:
- the LOC100266109 gene encoding pentatricopeptide repeat-containing protein At5g44230, whose amino-acid sequence MVKFCTKTCLFILPKTSYCQLQTQSFIPFSVRQEQKILESRLVSVLHGCTHINQVKQVHAHIFRKGLEQCCFVLAKLLRTLTKLDVPMDPYPRLVFQQVEYPNPFLWTALIRGYALQGPFMESVLLYNSMRRQGIGPVSFTFTALLKACSAALDVNLGRQVHTQTILIGGFGSDLYVGNTLIDMYVKCGCLGCGHRVFDEMLDRDVISWTSLIVAYAKVGNMEAASELFDGLPMKDMVAWTAMVTGYAQNARPREALEVFERMQAAGVKTDEVTLVGVISACAQLGAAKYANWVRDVAEQSGFGPTSNVVVGSALIDMYAKCGSVEDAYKVFERMEERNVYSYSSMIVGFAMHGLAGAAMELFDEMLKTEIKPNRVTFIGVLTACSHAGMVEQGQQLFAMMEECHGVAPSEDHYACMVDLLGRAGRLEEALNLVKMMPMNPHGGVWGALLGACRIHGNPDMAQIAASHLFELEPNGIGNYILLSNIYASAGRWDDVSKVRKLMRAKGLKKNPGCSWVEGKKGIIHEFFAGDMSHPKSREIKQALEDLLDRLKYLGYQPNLSSVAYDISDEEKKRLLMSHSEKLALAFGLLTTNAGCTIRIVKNLRICEDCHSVMCGASQITGREIVVRDNMRFHHFRDGRCSCGNFW is encoded by the coding sequence ATGGTCAAATTCTGTACAAAGACATGTCTCTTCATTCTCCCGAAAACCTCCTATTGTCAGCTGCAAACTCAATCTTTCATTCCCTTCTCTGTACGCCAAGAACAAAAGATTTTAGAATCGCGGCTTGTGTCAGTCCTTCATGGCTGCACCCACATCAACCAAGTCAAACAAGTGCACGCCCACATCTTCCGAAAGGGTCTGGAACAGTGCTGCTTTGTTCTCGCCAAGCTCCTCCGTACGCTCACCAAACTCGATGTCCCAATGGACCCCTATCCGCGCCTTGTCTTCCAACAAGTTGAATACCCCAACCCATTTCTTTGGACCGCGCTTATTCGCGGTTACGCTCTTCAAGGGCCCTTTATGGAATCGGTTCTTCTGTATAATAGTATGAGAAGGCAAGGCATTGGCCCTGTTTCGTTTACTTTTACTGCACTGCTCAAGGCTTGTAGCGCTGCTCTTGATGTCAATTTGGGGAGGCAGGTACATACCCAGACGATTTTGATTGGCGGGTTTGGTTCTGATTTATATGTTGGGAATACTTTGATTGATATGTATGTGAAATGCGGGTGTTTGGGTTGTGGACATCGGGTATTCGATGAAATGCTGGACAGAGATGTGATTTCTTGGACTTCTTTGATTGTTGCATATGCGAAGGTTGGAAACATGGAGGCTGCAAGTGAGTTGTTTGATGGATTACCCATGAAGGATATGGTGGCATGGACAGCAATGGTCACAGGGTATGCCCAAAATGCTAGGCCAAGAGAGGCATTGGAAGTTTTTGAAAGAATGCAGGCTGCAGGCGTTAAAACGGATGAGGTTACCTTGGTTGGTGTCATTTCAGCATGTGCTCAACTAGGTGCAGCTAAGTATGCTAATTGGGTCCGGGACGTTGCAGAGCAATCTGGATTTGGGCCTACCAGTAATGTTGTTGTGGGATCTGCATTGATTGATATGTATGCGAAGTGTGGGAGCGTAGAAGATGCTTACAAGGTTTTTGAAAGAATGGAGGAAAGGAATGTGTATTCTTATAGTTCAATGATTGTGGGGTTTGCAATGCATGGTTTGGCTGGTGCTGCAATGGAATTATTTGATGAGATGTTGAAGACAGAGATAAAACCAAACAGGGTCACGTTTATAGGTGTTCTTACTGCTTGCAGCCATGCAGGTATGGTAGAACAAGGTCAGCAATTATTCGCAATGATGGAAGAATGTCATGGTGTTGCACCATCAGAGGATCACTATGCCTGCATGGTGGATCTTCTTGGTCGAGCTGGACGCTTGGAAGAAGCTCTCAACCTTGTAAAAATGATGCCCATGAATCCCCATGGGGGCGTGTGGGGAGCACTGCTTGGGGCATGTCGCATCCACGGGAATCCTGATATGGCCCAGATTGCTGCAAGCCATTTGTTTGAGCTTGAACCCAATGGTATTGGGAACTACATCTTGCTTTCCAATATATATGCTTCAGCAGGCAGGTGGGATGATGTTTCAAAGGTAAGGAAGTTAATGAGGGCGAAGGGTCTGAAAAAGAATCCTGGATGCAGCTGGGTTGAAGGAAAGAAAGGGATAATTCACGAGTTCTTTGCAGGTGATATGTCCCATCCGAAGTCCAGGGAGATTAAGCAGGCACTGGAGGATCTTCTCGACAGATTAAAGTATCTTGGCTACCAGCCAAACCTGAGTTCTGTGGCCTATGACATTAGTGATGAAGAGAAGAAGCGGTTGCTAATGAGTCATAGTGAGAAGCTTGCTCTGGCGTTTGGCCTGCTCACTACAAATGCTGGGTGCACCATTAGAATTGTGAAGAACCTCAGGATATGCGAAGATTGCCATTCAGTAATGTGTGGTGCTTCTCAGATCACAGGGAGAGAAATTGTTGTCAGGGATAACAtgagattccaccattttcgcGATGGGAGATGCTCCTGTGGTAACTTCTGGTGA
- the LOC100267751 gene encoding uncharacterized protein LOC100267751 → MFATAIRYLAKKPKPKQKPIELKTPPEQTKTLTRVIFDIVKEHGPLTIADTWEHVQQVGLRGLTSKRHMKIVLRWMRERQKLRLICNHVGPHKQFLYTTWFAKSNVNQPKPANGSSLPKLP, encoded by the exons ATGTTTGCAACAGCGATCAGGTATTTGGCAAAGAAACCGAAGCCAAAGCAGAAACCTATAGAGCTAAAAACTCCACCTGAGCAAACTAAAACCCTCACTAGGGTTATATTTGATATAGTAAAGGAGCACGGTCCTCTCACCATCGCCGACACCTGGGAACATGTCCAG CAAGTTGGGTTGAGAGGACTGACCAGCAAAAGGCACATGAAGATAGTGCTGAGATGGATGAGGGAGAGGCAGAAGCTCAGGTTAATATGCAACCATGTAGGGCCCCATAAGCAATTTCTGTACACCACCTGGTTCGCCAAATCCAACGTCAATCAGCCGAAACCTGCAAATGGTTCTTCACTGCCTAAGTTGCCTTGA